A window from Acidobacteriota bacterium encodes these proteins:
- a CDS encoding CDP-diacylglycerol O-phosphatidyltransferase → MPNRFAAFGVHAFTASGALLGWLALRSAWGHDIRTAFLWLAVAVAVDAVDGVIARAVDVKRHAPSIDGARLDDIVDYFTYVIVPLAILWEGRWLGGASGTCAVAAVLIASGLGFSNLSAKTADHFFTGWPSYWNIVALYIAAWGWSQTTATVLLVVLAALVFVPIKYVYPSRTPILMGLTVALGIIWAVQMLLTIWWLPDVPAWLRWSGLVYPAYYTALSLWLSGSSRAMRPVT, encoded by the coding sequence GTGCCGAACCGGTTCGCGGCCTTCGGCGTACACGCCTTCACGGCGTCTGGGGCGCTGCTCGGCTGGCTCGCCCTGCGAAGCGCCTGGGGCCACGACATCCGCACCGCGTTCCTCTGGCTCGCGGTGGCCGTCGCCGTGGATGCCGTCGATGGCGTCATCGCACGGGCCGTCGACGTCAAGCGCCACGCGCCGTCGATCGACGGCGCGCGTCTCGACGACATCGTCGATTACTTCACGTACGTCATCGTCCCGCTGGCGATCCTGTGGGAAGGCCGGTGGCTGGGCGGCGCATCGGGGACGTGCGCCGTGGCCGCCGTGCTCATCGCGAGTGGCCTCGGGTTCTCCAACCTCTCGGCCAAGACCGCCGACCACTTCTTCACGGGCTGGCCGTCCTACTGGAACATCGTGGCGCTGTACATCGCGGCGTGGGGATGGTCGCAGACCACCGCCACCGTGCTGCTGGTGGTGCTGGCCGCGCTCGTGTTCGTCCCGATCAAGTACGTCTATCCCTCGCGCACGCCGATCCTCATGGGACTGACGGTGGCCCTCGGCATCATCTGGGCCGTGCAGATGCTGCTGACCATCTGGTGGCTGCCCGACGTGCCTGCCTGGCTGCGCTGGAGCGGACTGGTCTACCCCGCGTACTACACGGCGCTGTCGTTGTGGCTCAGTGGCTCGTCGCGAGCCATGCGGCCCGTGACGTGA
- a CDS encoding M61 family metallopeptidase — protein MIRHTLTVLAVLACLSPMTSDAQTAARVPSRAQADAPITYALSFADATRHYVDVEATYPTSGQPRIELMMAVWTPGSYLVREYARHVEGVQVVAPAGVSAPVKTRKNRWSVETGGASHVTIRYRVYGREMSVRTNWIESRFALLQGASTYLTLVGGLQRPHHVALTLPDGWLNAMSGLAEASGRTNAFVAADYDTLVDSPIVAGDMKVYTFTQGGKPHALVNVNENGSWNGERAVADVQRIVAEHEAFWGGLPYDKYVFINMITEAGGGLEHANSSVLMASRWAMGTREAYVGWLNLVGHEFFHVWNIKRLRPVTLGPFDYEQENYTPSLWVAEGFTSYYGDLLVRRAGLASDADYFVGLSGDISGVERTAGRLVTPVTQASFDAWIKYYRPDENSPNTTISYYTKGLVIAALLDARIRLATQGQKSLDDVMRLAYARYSGAKGYTEAQFRAVVVELGGAGIADMLTRMLDTTQPLDYEPLLDAYGLQFLPPDSRATRGWLGVRTRIDGGRLVVSEVQRDSPAAAAGVNVDDEILAIDDIRVRADQWERRMDQYPPTTRASLLVARRDQLVRLDVTFAQEPGNAWRLIPRPGATPEQLTSRAAWLATSH, from the coding sequence ATGATTCGCCACACCCTCACCGTTCTCGCTGTACTCGCCTGCCTGTCGCCCATGACTTCCGACGCCCAGACCGCCGCCAGGGTGCCCTCGCGGGCGCAGGCCGACGCCCCGATCACCTACGCGCTGAGTTTCGCCGACGCGACGCGGCACTACGTGGACGTCGAAGCCACCTATCCGACGAGTGGGCAGCCGCGCATCGAGCTGATGATGGCGGTCTGGACGCCGGGTTCGTACCTCGTGCGCGAGTACGCACGCCACGTCGAAGGCGTCCAGGTGGTGGCACCCGCTGGCGTCTCGGCGCCGGTCAAGACGCGGAAGAACCGCTGGAGCGTCGAGACGGGTGGCGCCTCGCACGTCACGATCCGCTATCGCGTCTACGGTCGCGAGATGAGCGTGCGCACCAACTGGATCGAGTCGCGATTCGCGCTGCTGCAGGGCGCATCGACGTACCTGACGCTCGTCGGCGGGTTGCAGCGGCCGCATCACGTCGCGCTCACGCTGCCCGACGGCTGGTTGAACGCGATGAGCGGACTCGCGGAGGCCAGCGGCCGGACGAACGCGTTCGTGGCCGCCGACTACGACACGCTCGTGGACAGCCCGATCGTGGCCGGCGACATGAAGGTCTACACGTTCACGCAGGGCGGCAAGCCGCACGCCCTGGTCAACGTCAACGAGAACGGCTCCTGGAATGGGGAACGTGCCGTTGCCGACGTCCAGCGCATCGTCGCCGAGCATGAGGCGTTCTGGGGCGGCCTGCCGTACGACAAGTACGTGTTCATCAACATGATCACCGAGGCCGGTGGCGGGCTCGAGCACGCCAATTCGTCGGTGCTGATGGCGTCGCGCTGGGCGATGGGCACGCGCGAAGCGTACGTGGGCTGGCTCAACCTCGTGGGTCACGAGTTCTTCCACGTGTGGAACATCAAGCGCCTGCGTCCTGTCACCCTCGGACCGTTCGACTACGAGCAGGAGAACTACACGCCGAGTCTCTGGGTTGCCGAAGGCTTCACGTCGTACTACGGCGATCTGCTGGTGCGGCGCGCCGGTCTCGCGTCCGACGCGGACTACTTCGTCGGCTTGTCGGGCGACATCAGCGGCGTCGAGCGCACCGCTGGGCGACTGGTGACGCCCGTGACGCAGGCGTCGTTCGATGCGTGGATCAAGTACTACCGTCCTGACGAGAACTCGCCGAACACGACGATCAGCTACTACACGAAGGGGCTCGTCATCGCCGCGCTGCTTGACGCGCGCATCCGCCTTGCCACGCAGGGGCAGAAGTCACTGGACGATGTGATGCGGCTCGCGTACGCACGGTACTCCGGGGCGAAAGGCTACACGGAGGCGCAGTTCCGCGCAGTGGTCGTAGAGCTGGGCGGCGCCGGCATCGCCGACATGCTGACGCGCATGCTCGACACGACGCAGCCGCTGGACTACGAGCCCCTGCTCGACGCATACGGCCTGCAGTTCCTGCCGCCAGACAGCCGTGCGACACGGGGCTGGCTCGGCGTGCGAACGAGGATCGACGGCGGACGTCTGGTGGTGAGCGAAGTGCAGCGCGACTCACCTGCCGCGGCCGCCGGTGTCAACGTCGACGATGAGATCCTCGCCATCGACGACATCCGCGTACGGGCCGACCAGTGGGAACGGCGGATGGACCAGTACCCGCCGACGACGCGCGCCTCGCTCCTCGTGGCGCGCCGCGATCAGCTGGTGCGACTCGACGTGACGTTCGCGCAGGAACCCGGCAACGCATGGCGCCTGATCCCGCGCCCGGGAGCGACGCCGGAACAGCTCACGTCACGGGCCGCATGGCTCGCGACGAGCCACTGA
- a CDS encoding penicillin acylase family protein, translating to MPRRTIGVALGLCLAAAVPSQAQPRTSAPPAHAVPGLERPVTVSIDGSGIPHIRAERLYDVFVAQGYMAARDRLWQIDMWRKRGLGQMAKDFGPEYVESDRMARAVLFRGNLYREWLAYASDAKRIAEAFVTGVNAYVALTERQPELLPEEFRLLGYTPARWDASDIVRIRHHGLTLNLTGEIDRAEVYCKDGQDAAKADWLRRALVPEIAPTLADGVDPCALPFARLREVYALATARPVFRAPTAAAGGVAGPSLALLPVAADDAAAQGSNNWAVAPARTATRRPILASDPHRAHSVPSLRYISHLVAPGLDAIGAGEPFLPGISIGHNDAIAFGLTRFYMDQEDLYVYETNPDRPDEYRYQGRWEPMTIVTERIEVRGEAPRDVTLAFTRHGPILVRDAASRRAFALRAAWLDEGMAPYFGSIEYMRARNWDQFTAAMNRWGAPGENQVYADTQGNIGWVPGGLTVIRPNWDGLTPVPGDGRYEWAGYRDMDELPRAFNPTAGYVMTANEANIPPDHPAAAKGVGYEWSDAFRATRLHELLGASDPHRLDDSRAYQLDTLSIPARRVTAMLAGLTDDRPGVARALDLLRGWDHHMRPDSTAAAIFEVWYSAHLRKAVVQAVLPAGAAARVGNGDSTRVLQVLDGHEGWLTPERRARVLVDSLAAALHDLSRTLGSDESTWRWGALHQAIFEHPLGARVDTEARRRLTVDAGPIGGSAVTPMATSYRASDYHLTAGASFRMVADVGRWDASVAINTPGQSGDPASPHYRDLAPLWAQGQYIPLPYSKAAVDKATRTRLTLVPE from the coding sequence ATGCCCCGTCGTACCATCGGTGTCGCCCTCGGGCTCTGCCTCGCTGCGGCGGTGCCCAGCCAGGCTCAGCCACGCACCTCCGCACCGCCTGCGCACGCCGTCCCCGGGCTCGAACGACCGGTCACGGTCTCGATCGATGGGAGCGGCATCCCGCACATCCGTGCCGAGCGCCTGTACGACGTCTTCGTGGCCCAGGGCTACATGGCCGCCCGCGATCGCCTCTGGCAGATCGACATGTGGCGCAAGCGCGGGCTCGGGCAGATGGCGAAGGACTTCGGACCCGAGTACGTCGAGAGCGATCGCATGGCGCGCGCCGTGCTGTTCCGCGGCAACCTGTATCGCGAGTGGTTGGCGTACGCCTCGGATGCCAAGCGCATCGCCGAGGCGTTCGTCACCGGTGTCAATGCCTACGTGGCGCTCACCGAGCGTCAGCCGGAGCTGCTTCCGGAGGAGTTCCGGCTGCTCGGCTACACCCCCGCTCGCTGGGACGCCTCGGACATCGTCCGTATCCGTCACCACGGACTTACGCTCAACCTGACGGGCGAGATCGACAGGGCGGAGGTGTACTGCAAGGACGGGCAGGATGCCGCGAAGGCAGACTGGCTGCGGCGCGCACTCGTGCCGGAGATCGCGCCGACGCTCGCTGACGGTGTCGATCCGTGTGCGCTGCCGTTCGCGCGTTTGCGTGAGGTCTACGCGCTCGCGACGGCGCGACCTGTCTTTCGCGCGCCGACGGCGGCAGCCGGTGGTGTTGCCGGGCCATCGCTCGCGCTGCTGCCGGTGGCGGCCGACGATGCGGCGGCGCAGGGATCGAACAACTGGGCGGTGGCTCCGGCCAGGACGGCGACCCGGCGGCCGATTCTCGCCAGCGACCCGCATCGCGCGCATTCGGTGCCGAGTCTCCGCTACATCAGCCACCTCGTCGCACCGGGCCTCGACGCGATCGGCGCGGGCGAGCCGTTCCTGCCTGGCATCTCGATCGGTCACAACGACGCGATCGCATTCGGCCTCACGCGCTTCTACATGGATCAGGAGGATCTCTACGTCTACGAGACCAACCCCGATCGCCCCGACGAGTACAGGTACCAGGGCCGCTGGGAGCCGATGACCATCGTGACGGAGCGCATCGAAGTGCGGGGCGAGGCGCCGCGCGACGTGACGCTGGCGTTCACGCGGCACGGCCCGATCCTCGTGCGTGATGCGGCATCGCGTCGTGCGTTCGCGCTGCGTGCGGCGTGGCTTGACGAGGGGATGGCCCCGTACTTCGGATCGATCGAGTACATGCGCGCGCGCAACTGGGATCAGTTCACTGCCGCGATGAACCGATGGGGCGCGCCGGGCGAGAACCAGGTGTACGCGGACACGCAGGGAAACATCGGCTGGGTGCCAGGCGGCCTGACGGTGATCAGGCCGAACTGGGACGGTCTCACGCCCGTGCCCGGCGACGGTCGCTACGAGTGGGCCGGCTATCGCGACATGGACGAACTGCCGCGTGCGTTCAATCCGACGGCGGGCTACGTCATGACGGCGAACGAGGCCAACATTCCGCCGGATCATCCGGCGGCGGCCAAGGGCGTCGGCTACGAATGGAGCGACGCGTTCAGGGCCACGCGTCTGCACGAACTCCTCGGCGCGTCCGATCCGCATCGTCTCGACGACTCGCGTGCGTATCAACTCGACACGCTGTCGATCCCCGCGCGGCGCGTGACGGCCATGCTCGCGGGTCTCACCGACGATCGTCCTGGCGTGGCGCGCGCGCTCGACCTGCTGCGTGGATGGGATCACCACATGCGGCCGGACAGCACCGCGGCCGCGATCTTCGAGGTGTGGTACTCCGCGCACCTGCGGAAAGCCGTGGTGCAGGCGGTGCTGCCGGCAGGAGCGGCAGCGCGCGTGGGGAATGGCGATTCGACGCGCGTGCTGCAGGTGCTCGACGGGCACGAAGGATGGTTGACGCCGGAGCGTCGTGCGCGTGTGCTGGTCGACTCGTTGGCCGCCGCGCTGCACGACCTCTCGCGCACGCTGGGTTCCGACGAGTCGACGTGGCGATGGGGCGCGCTGCACCAGGCGATCTTCGAGCACCCGCTCGGCGCACGTGTGGATACGGAGGCGCGGCGCCGGCTCACCGTCGACGCGGGACCGATCGGCGGATCCGCCGTGACGCCGATGGCGACGAGCTACCGCGCGAGCGACTATCACCTGACGGCGGGCGCGTCCTTCCGCATGGTGGCCGACGTCGGCCGCTGGGATGCGTCGGTCGCGATCAACACGCCGGGCCAGTCAGGCGATCCCGCGAGCCCGCACTACCGCGATCTCGCACCCCTGTGGGCGCAGGGACAGTACATCCCGCTCCCGTATTCGAAGGCCGCCGTCGACAAGGCCACGCGCACGCGCCTCACGCTCGTCCCGGAATGA
- a CDS encoding sugar phosphate isomerase/epimerase: protein MAHQHTSPTRRHFLTHAAALAGGATVATVPAHAQGTQPRDAGAIVVPPAGKPLLIATKLSMIAKEDGGRVLSLAERLKMATAAGFDGVDFDEAGSFTVEQARAAVQETGVFVHGAINHAHWKLRLTSADEAERNQGRANLEHCVRLSHAAGGNGVLLVVGQASDGPTEVIEERARQEIKKVLPLAASLGQMILIENVGNRMMYDIEGGADQGPQRFIRFIDSFTSPWIGMYYDIGNHWRFARPGEWIRTLGHRCVKLDIKGRSRAAGTMVDITHAQDDVPWDQVRRALADIGFAGWASAEVEGGGLERLTLVRQQMQKALGLTG from the coding sequence ATGGCTCACCAACACACGTCGCCCACTCGTCGTCACTTCCTCACGCACGCCGCGGCGCTGGCTGGCGGTGCCACCGTTGCGACGGTGCCTGCGCATGCGCAGGGCACACAGCCGCGCGACGCGGGCGCCATCGTCGTGCCGCCGGCGGGCAAGCCGCTGCTGATCGCGACGAAGCTGAGCATGATTGCCAAAGAGGACGGCGGGCGCGTGCTGTCGCTGGCCGAGCGACTGAAGATGGCGACCGCCGCAGGATTCGACGGCGTGGACTTCGACGAGGCTGGCAGCTTCACCGTGGAGCAGGCGCGCGCCGCGGTGCAGGAAACCGGCGTCTTCGTCCATGGCGCGATCAATCACGCGCACTGGAAGCTGCGGCTCACGAGCGCAGACGAGGCGGAGCGCAATCAGGGCCGGGCAAACCTGGAACACTGCGTGCGCCTGTCGCACGCGGCCGGAGGCAACGGCGTGCTGCTGGTGGTCGGTCAGGCGAGTGACGGACCGACGGAGGTGATCGAGGAGCGCGCGCGACAGGAGATCAAGAAGGTGCTGCCGCTCGCCGCGTCGCTCGGACAGATGATCCTCATCGAGAACGTCGGCAACCGGATGATGTACGACATCGAGGGCGGAGCCGACCAGGGACCGCAGCGCTTCATCCGCTTCATCGACAGCTTCACCAGTCCGTGGATCGGCATGTACTACGACATCGGGAACCACTGGCGCTTCGCGCGGCCAGGCGAGTGGATCCGAACGCTCGGCCACCGCTGTGTGAAGCTCGACATCAAGGGCCGCAGCCGCGCGGCAGGCACGATGGTGGACATCACGCACGCGCAGGACGACGTGCCGTGGGACCAGGTGCGGCGCGCGCTCGCCGACATCGGCTTCGCGGGCTGGGCGTCGGCGGAAGTCGAGGGCGGCGGACTCGAGCGTCTCACGCTGGTGCGCCAGCAGATGCAGAAAGCGCTGGGCTTGACGGGTTGA
- a CDS encoding DUF1905 domain-containing protein: MRATGIEVPADVVEQLSSGKRPKVVVTIRGYSYRSTVAVMGGRYLIALAAAHREKAGVAGGDRVRVTLELDTADRTVEVPKDFAAAMRKAPGTRAAFDALSYTHRKEHVRAIEDAKKPETRARRIATAIGILSGDRRR; encoded by the coding sequence ATGCGTGCGACGGGCATCGAGGTGCCTGCCGACGTGGTGGAGCAGCTGTCCAGCGGCAAGCGACCCAAGGTGGTCGTCACGATCCGCGGCTACAGCTATCGCAGCACTGTCGCGGTGATGGGCGGCCGGTACCTCATCGCGCTCGCGGCGGCGCATCGCGAGAAGGCCGGCGTGGCCGGCGGCGACCGCGTGCGGGTGACGCTGGAGCTCGACACGGCCGACCGCACCGTGGAAGTGCCGAAGGACTTCGCTGCGGCGATGCGGAAGGCCCCCGGTACACGGGCCGCCTTCGACGCGCTGTCGTATACGCACCGCAAGGAGCACGTGCGCGCGATCGAGGATGCGAAGAAGCCCGAGACACGGGCGCGCCGCATCGCGACGGCGATCGGTATCCTCAGCGGCGACAGGCGGCGGTGA
- a CDS encoding Fic family protein — MARLNASSRQLAELKGVVSSIPNESILVNTLALQEAKDSSAIENIVTTHDELFQDTSAGPVSGAAKEVARYREALVTGLDQVLDSGLLTNRHILTIQAQLEQNRAGFRKLPGTVLMSGTGAVVYTPPQDPDEIVALMAHLERFINEDVPYDADPLIKMALIHHQFESIHPFYDANGRTGRIISVLYLVKQGLLSLPVLYLSRHIVKTKPEYYRLLQAVRVADAWEEWVLYMLTAVEVTAKEGIATIQAIKDALLDTKHRIRAKHRFYSQDLINNLFLHPYTKIGFVERDLGVSRLTAAKYLDALVADGILEKRRIRRSNYYINTRLYAILTSSGATS; from the coding sequence ATGGCTCGCCTCAATGCTTCGAGCAGGCAACTTGCTGAATTGAAAGGGGTTGTATCGTCGATCCCGAACGAGTCGATCCTCGTCAACACGCTGGCGCTTCAGGAAGCCAAGGACAGCTCGGCCATCGAGAACATCGTCACGACCCACGACGAGCTCTTCCAGGACACTTCAGCTGGCCCGGTGTCCGGCGCGGCCAAGGAGGTGGCTCGCTACCGGGAGGCGCTGGTCACCGGTCTCGACCAGGTGCTCGACTCGGGGCTGCTGACCAACCGGCACATCCTCACCATCCAGGCGCAGCTCGAGCAGAATCGCGCGGGCTTCCGCAAGCTGCCGGGCACGGTCCTCATGTCCGGCACGGGAGCCGTCGTCTACACACCGCCGCAGGATCCTGACGAGATCGTCGCCTTGATGGCGCACCTCGAACGCTTCATCAACGAGGATGTGCCCTACGACGCCGACCCGCTCATCAAGATGGCGCTCATCCACCACCAGTTCGAGAGCATCCATCCCTTCTACGACGCCAACGGCCGCACGGGACGCATCATCTCCGTGCTCTACCTCGTGAAGCAGGGCCTGCTGTCGCTGCCGGTCCTCTACCTGAGTCGTCACATCGTGAAGACGAAGCCCGAGTACTACCGTCTGCTCCAGGCCGTCCGCGTCGCCGACGCATGGGAGGAGTGGGTGCTGTACATGCTCACCGCCGTCGAGGTCACGGCGAAAGAAGGCATCGCCACGATTCAGGCGATCAAGGACGCCCTGCTCGACACCAAACACCGTATCCGTGCAAAGCACAGGTTCTACAGTCAGGATCTGATCAACAACCTGTTCCTGCACCCGTACACGAAGATCGGATTCGTCGAACGGGACCTGGGCGTGTCGCGCCTCACTGCCGCGAAGTATCTCGACGCGCTCGTGGCGGACGGGATCCTCGAGAAGCGGAGGATCAGGCGATCGAACTACTACATCAACACGCGCCTGTACGCGATCCTCACCAGCTCTGGCGCGACGTCGTAA
- a CDS encoding polysaccharide deacetylase family protein → MAGMSRMLSLASLLSGAAIAAVLVALPLPLRAQAAVSWPGGARMALSLSFDDGRGSQVTEGLPVFARHGAKATFYVVPSAVERDVEGWKRVAAAGHEIGNHSLTHSCTGNFPFSRSKALEDHSLERMARELAEANARVTTLLGVTPRTFAYPCGQKFVGRGRDARSYVPVVAEQFLAGRGWRDEAANDPAFVDFAQTLGVEMDGMDFDQILPLLDDARTRGAWLVLAGHEIGAGGRQTTRVAMLDALLAYVKDPANGIWLATVAEAAERIAATR, encoded by the coding sequence ATGGCGGGCATGTCGCGCATGCTGTCGCTTGCCTCGCTCCTGTCCGGCGCCGCCATCGCCGCGGTGCTCGTCGCTCTGCCGTTGCCTCTCCGTGCGCAGGCGGCTGTCTCCTGGCCTGGCGGGGCGCGCATGGCGCTCAGCCTCAGCTTCGACGATGGGCGGGGGAGCCAGGTGACCGAAGGACTGCCTGTCTTCGCGCGGCATGGCGCGAAGGCCACGTTCTACGTCGTGCCGTCTGCCGTCGAGCGCGACGTGGAGGGCTGGAAGCGAGTCGCGGCCGCCGGTCATGAGATCGGCAACCATTCGCTCACGCATTCGTGTACCGGCAACTTCCCGTTCTCGCGATCGAAGGCGCTCGAGGATCACTCGCTCGAACGGATGGCGCGGGAACTCGCGGAGGCCAACGCGCGTGTCACGACGCTGCTCGGCGTGACGCCGCGGACCTTCGCGTATCCGTGCGGTCAGAAGTTCGTCGGGCGTGGCCGTGACGCACGCAGCTACGTACCTGTCGTTGCGGAGCAGTTCCTGGCGGGGCGCGGCTGGCGCGACGAGGCCGCCAACGATCCGGCGTTCGTCGATTTCGCGCAGACGCTCGGCGTCGAGATGGACGGCATGGACTTCGACCAGATCCTGCCGCTGCTCGACGATGCCAGAACCCGTGGTGCGTGGCTCGTACTCGCGGGACATGAGATCGGCGCCGGCGGCCGGCAAACCACACGCGTGGCGATGCTCGACGCGCTGCTCGCGTACGTGAAGGACCCTGCCAACGGGATCTGGCTGGCTACCGTCGCCGAGGCGGCGGAACGGATCGCGGCGACCCGCTGA
- a CDS encoding TldD/PmbA family protein: MTRRQFLASSGVLVASAAVPAWGEIFQTGPTADAQRAEAADEALAAAARLGASYADIRVNRYRRESIATREKQVQNVSRSASYGMGLRVLVDGAWGFAASNRVDAATARTIATQAVAIARAHAALGTRKVELAPVEVVKTSWTSAFRRDPFEVPIDTKLSFLMKLNETALAVPGVSFVSSQLLFVDEQKYFASSEGSRITQRLVRTYPQFTTTAADRTKGDFQSRPVVDRAQLVGYEYVDDYPWLRDAEKAGHDVVEKLKAQTVSPGRYDIVVDPSQLFLCIHESVGHSTELDRALGYEANMAGTSFLKPANAGSLRFGASIVNLVADRTQPAGLATTGFDDEGVPSERWHIVRDGVFVDWQTTRELAPLVGQRRSHGCLHSDSWASVPFPRMPNVSLQPAATEVTLDDLFSGIKHGLFIEGRGVSSIDQQRYNFQFGGGVIREIRNGRLGAMVKDAAYQSRTPDFWGACDGVGGPASYRLWGTSADGKGEPGQINAVSHGCPPARFRDITVLNTAASS; this comes from the coding sequence CTGACGCGTCGCCAGTTCCTTGCCTCGAGTGGCGTTCTCGTCGCCAGTGCGGCCGTGCCCGCATGGGGCGAGATCTTCCAGACGGGTCCCACCGCCGACGCGCAGCGGGCCGAAGCCGCGGACGAGGCGCTGGCCGCAGCGGCCAGGCTCGGTGCGTCCTACGCCGACATCCGTGTCAACCGCTATCGCCGCGAGTCGATCGCCACTCGCGAGAAGCAGGTGCAGAACGTCTCGCGTTCGGCCAGCTACGGCATGGGCCTGCGCGTGCTCGTCGACGGCGCCTGGGGTTTCGCGGCCAGCAACAGGGTCGACGCCGCGACGGCGCGAACGATCGCGACGCAGGCTGTGGCCATCGCGCGGGCGCACGCCGCGCTCGGCACGCGAAAAGTCGAGCTCGCGCCCGTGGAGGTCGTGAAGACGTCGTGGACGAGCGCGTTCAGGCGCGATCCCTTCGAGGTGCCGATCGACACCAAACTGTCGTTCCTCATGAAGCTGAACGAGACGGCGCTCGCGGTTCCCGGCGTGTCGTTCGTCAGTTCGCAGTTGCTGTTCGTTGACGAGCAGAAGTACTTCGCGTCGAGCGAGGGTTCGCGCATCACGCAGCGGCTCGTGCGCACGTATCCGCAGTTCACCACCACGGCTGCCGACCGCACGAAGGGCGACTTCCAGTCGCGCCCCGTCGTCGATCGTGCGCAACTGGTGGGTTACGAATACGTGGATGACTACCCCTGGCTGCGTGATGCCGAGAAGGCCGGCCACGACGTGGTCGAGAAGCTGAAGGCGCAGACCGTCAGTCCCGGCCGCTACGACATCGTTGTCGATCCGTCGCAGTTGTTCCTGTGCATCCACGAGTCCGTCGGCCACTCGACCGAACTCGATCGCGCGCTCGGCTACGAAGCCAACATGGCGGGCACGAGCTTCCTGAAGCCGGCAAACGCGGGTTCGCTGCGCTTCGGCGCGTCGATCGTCAATCTGGTCGCCGATCGCACGCAGCCGGCGGGCCTCGCAACGACGGGATTCGATGATGAGGGTGTGCCGTCGGAGCGCTGGCACATCGTGCGCGACGGCGTGTTCGTGGACTGGCAGACCACGCGTGAGCTCGCGCCGCTGGTGGGGCAGCGCCGGTCGCACGGGTGCCTGCACAGCGACAGCTGGGCGAGCGTGCCGTTCCCGCGGATGCCGAACGTGTCGCTCCAGCCCGCCGCGACGGAGGTCACGCTCGACGACCTGTTCAGCGGCATCAAACACGGATTGTTCATCGAGGGCCGTGGCGTGTCGTCGATCGATCAGCAGCGCTACAACTTCCAGTTCGGCGGTGGCGTGATTCGCGAGATCCGCAACGGCAGGCTCGGCGCGATGGTCAAGGACGCCGCGTACCAGTCGCGTACGCCCGACTTCTGGGGTGCGTGTGACGGCGTGGGCGGCCCCGCGTCGTATCGCCTGTGGGGCACGTCGGCAGACGGCAAGGGCGAACCGGGCCAGATCAACGCCGTGAGCCACGGTTGTCCACCAGCGCGATTCCGCGACATCACGGTGCTCAACACGGCGGCCTCGTCATGA